The following is a genomic window from Nguyenibacter vanlangensis.
TAAATGTACATACGTCAATATTATCGGAATCGCTTATCCATATGAAAGAATATTCGACCTGAGACTGACAGATTGACAATTCAAACTGACCGATCGTGCAGGCACCATCCTGATCTCTGATCGGGAGGAAGAAAATATCATGGTTCAGTATGTCGGCGTTGAGAATCTTACCGCACTAATCCGCTCCGTCGGTATCGAGACGTTCCTGAGCGAACTTGCCGGATATATTGAGGACGATTTTCGCCGTTGGCCGGCGTTTGACAAGGTGCCGCGCGTGGCCAGTCATAGCAGCGAAGGCGTTATCGAACTGATGCCCACAGCCGATGACATGTTGTATGGGTTTAAATATGTCAATGGCCATCCGAGTAACATCCATAAGGGGCTTCAGACCGTTACGGCGTTCGGTGTCCTGTCCGACGTCCGTTCCGGCTATCCTCTTCTACTCTCTGAAATGACCCTGCTGACCGCCCTGCGAACGGCGGCAACCTCCGCTGTCGCGGCACGTTATCTGGCGCGTCCCGACAGCAGGGTTATGGCGATCATTGGACTTGGCGCGCAATCGGAATTTCAGGCGACAGCGTTCAAGGCCCTTCTCGGCATCACGCATTTGCGCGTTTATGACTTGGCCCCGGCAGCCACCCTAAAATTTTGCCGGAACATGCGAGACAGCGGTCTGGACGTCATAGTGGCCGAGAGCAGCCAGTATGCGGTGCTGGGGGCCGACATCATCACGACCATTACTGCCGACAAACTCAAGGCCACGATCCTGTCCGACAACATGATCGGCGCTGGTGTTCATATCAATGCCGTCGGTGGAGACTGCCCTGGCAAGACCGAGTTGCAGGCCGAAATCCTGCTCCGTGGCCGCGTTTTTGTCGAACTTCCCGAGCAGACGCGCATTGAGGGCGAAATCCAGCAGATGGCGGAAGACTTCCCGGTGACGGAACTCTGGCAGGTCGTCGCCGGCGAAGATCCGGGCCGCCGCTCGGCGTGTGAGGTCACCATTTTTGATTCCGTCGGATTCGCCACAGAGGATTTCTCCGCACTTCGATATTTGCGGGATAAGGTGCAGGATACGAACTTTCATACGGAGATCGACCTGCTGGCCGAATTGCCGGACCCAAGGAATCTTTTCGGTCTTCTGAAAGCATAATTTCTCACGGACCGGCAGATGAGAATATTCCAGAATCCGGTCGATTGAGTGCCCTCGATCTGGGACGAAAGGACCGCTTCCTTGCGCACATACATATTGCGCACATACATATAGAGAAACAGTTCTTGGCGCGGCAGCAGCATTATGATGCCGTCCAGACGCCCCAAGGCGTGTTCCGCCAGACTCAGCCGTTCCAGAAGGCCCAGCACGTCGATCGACGGCTCGGGGGGCAGCGGCGGTGGCACAAAGGCGCGCACTATCTCGCCCGCAACAGGCGTTCCGACGAAGCAGCCCAGCCGGGGATTGCGCATAAGTTCGACCATGAGCCGAATGTGGCGCCCCTCCGTTATTTAAACAATAGCCCTTTGGCTTAAATAGGAAACAAGCCAAGGTAAATGCGCTTAAATTAAGGGGCGATCGCACCAAGGGCCGGTACACGCAGTGCGTTGCCTCGATTATTGACCTGCCGATCGATGCTGGCATTCGGCTGTTCCATTGGCCGCAGGTCATCCATGGTTCGGCCATTCCAGGCCGGTCCACCGTAGCGGTTCCTCGTTTTCCAAGGCCAAAACCGTGGCCTCCGGTAGGAAACAGGTGACGCACGACCTCCACAATGCCCCGACATCCGATCCAACGGCCCTCTCTAGCCCGCCCGCGATCTATGATCCCATTCGATCACGTTATGGCGTGCTGACGCCATATATGGAGGGGTCATGATTGACTATAATCAATAATCCTCGTTAGCGTCCGATTGTCGGTGCCCTCCCGATCGGGCGGCGCCGTCTCAACGCTGTGGGAACCATGCGCAGACATGGGCCACGAGGAGACAACATCGTGAAGAAGCATTCGGCGGTGATCGCGGCGCTGGCGGCGGCGGGGATATCCTGCGCGGCCCCGGCACATGGCCGTGCGGAAACATTCCAGATCGGCTTCGTGCCCAAGGTGATCGGCATTCCCTATTTCAGCGCCATGCAGCAGGGATTCCTCAAGGGGGGCCGCGCGTTCGACGCCAGGATCGTCTATCAGGGGCCGACGACATCGTCGGTCGCGGCGCAGGCGCAGATCGTCCAGAGCCTGATCAACCGCAAGCTGGACGCCGTGGCCGTCGCCGCCAACAGCCCGACCGCCCTTCAGGCCCAGGCCAACCACGCCCGGGAACGCGGCGTCACCTTCGCCTCGACCGACAGCCAGGTGGACGGCGACGCCGTGTCGCTGCGGGTCATGCAGGCCACGGACGAAGCCATCGCCCACACCCTGGTCGACCAGCTCGCCGCGCAGATCGAGGGTGGAGGACAGATTGCGTTCGTGTCCGGAGGGCCGATCGCGACCAACCTGAATCTATGGATTTCCCTGATGAAATCCTACCTGGCTGCCAAATATCCCAAGCTCGAGCTGGTCAGCGTCCAGTATGCCGGCGAGGATATCAGCAAGGCGACCGAGATCACGTCACAGATCCTGTCGGCCTATCCGGGGCTGAAAGGGATCATCGGCGTCAACACCACCGCGACGCCGGGCGCGGCGCAGGCGGTGCTGCAGGCCGGCCTCTCCGGAAAAGTCGCCGTGACCGGCATCGACGACCCGAACACGATCCGGACCTACGTGCTGAACGGCACCGTCAAGAGTGCGGTCCTGTGGAATCCGGTCGATCTCGGATACCTGACGGTCTGGGGCCTGACGCAGCTTCTGCAGCACAAGGCGCTGCATCCGCAGAACGCCGTGCCCGGGCTGGGCACCATCGCGTATGACGCGACGACGAAGACGCTGCTGCTGGGCCAGCCGATGATCTTCACCAAAGAGAACATTTCCCTGGATTTCTGAGGTGCGTCATGAACCGTCTCGAACTGAGAGGGATCGTGAAATCCTTTGGCGGCGTCAGGGCCCTGAAGGGCGTGGACGCCGTGATCGCGGCCGGGCGGACCCTGGTGCTGCTGGGCGAGAACGGGGCCGGCAAATCGACGCTGATCAAGACGTTGACCGGCGCGGTCCGCCCCGAGGAAGGCGAGATCCTGATCGACGGCACCCCGGTCGTGCTGCGGGACCCGATGCATGCGCGAGCGCTCGGCATCACCGCCGTCTACCAGGAGCCGATGATCTTCCCGCATCTGAGCGTGCTGGAAAACGTCTTCGCCGGCTGCGAAATCACCGATCGCTTCGGCCGGGTGCGGACCGAGGCCATGCTCGGGGCGGTCCGGCCGTGGCTGTCCTCGCTCGATCTCGCGGAATCGCTGCTGCATCGGCCCATGGCGGATCTCGGGCTCGGGCACCAGCAACTGGTTCTGATCGCGCAGGCGCTGGTGCAGGACGCCCGCGTCATCGTCTTCGACGAACCGACGGCGATCCTGTCGCGCGCCGAAACCGACAGGCTGGTCGGCATCATCAATCGCCTCCGCGATGACGGGCGCGCCATCGTATACATCACGCATCGGCTGGAGGAGGTGCCGCGCCTGGGCGACCATGTCACCGTGCTGACGGATGGGCGCGTGACCGGGGACTATGCCGCCTCCGACGTGACCGAAGACCTGCTGCTGCGCCTGATGATGGGCCGGCGCCACGATACCCGGCAGGACGACGGCACCCGGCAGGACGGCGGCGAAGCGGCACGGCCGCCCGCAGCGGCGGCATCGTCCACGCCGCCGGTCCTGTCCATCCGGGGCCTCAGCCATCCCCGTCATTTCCACGACGTCGACTGGGACGTGGCGGCCGGACGCATCACCGGCATCTACGGGCTGGTCGGCGCCGGACGGTCGGAGGTCGCGATGACGGTATTCGGCGCGCTGCGGGCCGCCGGCGGCCGGATTGTGCTGGACGGGCGCGAGATCAGCCCCCGCTCCCCGGCGGAGGCGATGGCGCTGGGCATCGGATACCTGCCGGAAGACCGCAAGAAGCAGGGCATCTTCGCCCCGATGGGCCTGGAGAGCAACCTGACCTGCACCGGCCTCGCCCGCTTGTCGCATGGCGGCTGGCTGCTGGATTTCCCCGCCCTGCTGGCCGAGACACGAGCCGTCATGCGCCGTTTCGCGATCAAGGCCGGCACGCCGGAGACCGCGATCGGGACGCTGTCGGGCGGCAACCAGCAGAAGGGACTGTTCGCGCGCTGGGCCGGGCAGGCGCTGCGCGTGCTGATCCTGGACGAGCCCACGCGCGGCATCGACCTGGCGACCAAGGCGGAAATCCACGGCTTCATCCGCCAGCTCGCCGAGGCGGGAACGGCGATCGTGGTGATTACCTCAGACCTCGCGGAACTGATGGCGGTCAGCCAGGACGTGATCGTGATGCGCCAGGGGCGCGTGGTCGATCGCGTCCAGGGGGCCGCGCTGACCGCCGAGCGGGTTCTGGCCTCGGCGATCGGCGCCGCGACGACCGGTCACGAACATACGGGCCGGGAGCGTGCGGCATGAAAACTCCCGCCCTGAATATCGGACGGGCCGCGCCCGCCCTGCACCGCCCCGCGCGCGTCCCGATCGCCTGGCGCGCGCTGCTGGCGCGGCGCGAAACCGCGTTGCTGGGCGTCATCGTGCTGGTGGTGGCGGCCGTCAGCCTCGGCGCGCATGCCGGGTTCTGGACCCGCGTCAACCTGGACGGGCTGATGGTCACCAGCGCCATCACCGCCGTGCCGGCCGCGGGCATGACGCTGGTGATCCTGACCGGCGGAATCGACGCCTCCGTCGGCTCCATGCTCGGGCTGGTCTCGGCGATCGGCGGATTGCTGTTCGTCGCGGGGTGGCCCGTCGCGGTGGTCGTGCCGGTCTTCGTGCTGGCAGGCGCGGTGCTGGGCTGGATCAACGGCCTGATCATCCTGTGCGGCCGCGTGCCGCCGATCGTCTGCACGCTGGGCACGCTCAGCATCTTTCGCATGGGCGTGTTCCTGATCATGGGCAGCGCGTGGATCACGGCGCTGCCGCCGGGGCTGACGCGATTTTTCGTGGCCGACCATCTCGGTCCGCTGCCGGGCGCCGCCGTCATCGCGCTGGCCGTCATGGCGGTGCTGGCGGCCTTCCTGCGGGTGCATCGCACAGGCCGCCGGCTGTTCGCGATCGGCAATAACGAGGAAGCCGCCCGCCTGGTCGGCATTCCCGTGCGGCGGCTGCGCTGGGCGACCTACGCGCTGCTGGGCGCCTGCGTGGGGCTGGGCGCGCTGATGCGGCTCGGGCAGTCCCCCATCGTCCAGACCACGACCGGCGGCGGCTTCGAACTGGGCGTCATCGCGGCGGTGGTGCTGGGCGGCACCGAACTGTCCGGCGGACGCGGCGGCATGGTCGGGACGTTCCTGGGCACGCTGGTCGTGGGCCTGATCGGCGACGCCATCGTGCTGATGCACATCCAGCCATTCTGGAGCGGCGTCGTGCTCGGCGTCGTCATTCTCGCGTCCGTGGGCGTCAACGAGGGCCGCCGCGCCCGGCAGGTGGTGTCATGAGCGGCTTCCGTTCCGGCCGGGTCCTCATCCTGGGTCTCTTCGCGCTCCTGGTGCTGGGCGGTTTCGCCGCCGGCAACCCGACCATCCTGTCGGCCGACAATCTGTCGAGCATGGCGGTGTTCGCGGTCGAGCTCGGCATCATCGCCTTCGGGCAGGGGCTGGTGATTGCGGGGGGCGACGGCGCCATCGACCTCAGCGTCGGCGCCATGTCCGCACTGGCGCAGATCCTGGCCGCCCTGTTCATCATGCGCGGCCTGCCCTGGCCGGCGGGCGTCTGTGCCGGGGTCCTGGCGGGCGCCGCGATGGGGGGATGCAATGCCGCCGCGATCACGCGGTTCCGGATCCCGCCCATCATCGCGACGCTGGGCACGATGTTCGCGTTCACGGGCCTGGCGCTGATCGCATCGGGGGGCAACACCATCGACCTGACCGCCGCCCCCGCCCGCTTCCTGGCCATGGGACAGGGCAGCGTGCTGGGCGTGCCGTTCCAGATCCTGTGCCTCTACCTGCCGCTGCTCGGCCTCCTGGTGCTGATCCAGCATCGCAGCCGGTTCGGCCGCGCACTGTACCTGAACGGCACGAACGCCACCGCGGCGTGGCTGGCCGGCATACACGTCAACAGGCTGCGGGCGACGACCTATGTGCTGTCGGGCGCGCTGTCCGGACTGGCCGGGGTGATCGCGGCGGCGCGGCTGGGCACGGCGACGCCCGACGGCGTGCCGGAAGCGAACCTGATCAGCATCGCGATCGTGGTGCTGGGGGGTGCCAGCATCTTCGGCGGCGACGGCTCGCCCGTCGGGACCGCGATCGCCACCCTCGCCATCGCAGTGGTCAATTACGGCCTGAACTACAACGATTTCAACCCGACCCTGCAGGCCGGCATGATGGGCCTGATCCTCGTGCTGGTCGTGTTGGTCGAAAACCTCGTGCGCGGGCGCCTGCCACGCCTGATCGCCGCCGCGCGCAGCAGAAGGAAGATAGCATGAAGACCATTGCAAACAGGATCGGCATCCACGGCTCGGTCTGGTCCGGCCGCTGGGACACCGACGACGGCGTGCGCGCCATGCATGAAACGGCGGCGGCCGGATACGATTTCCTGGAACTGCCTCTGTCCAGCCCGGACGGGATCGCCGTTGCCGCCCTGCGCCGCGCGGCGCAGGCGGCGGGGATCGGCCTGACGGCATCGCTGGGGCTGTCGGCCGACACCGACATCTCGTCCGACGACCCGCAGGTAGTAAAGCGGGGTGCGGCGCTGCTGGATCACGCCGTGTCGGTCCTGCGCGACCTGGGCGGCACCGACCTGGCGGGGGTCATCTTCTCGGCCATGCGCAAATATGACCGGCCCGCCACCGAACGCGGCATCGCGCATTCGGCCGAGGTGCTGCGCGCCCTGGCCGAACGCGCGGCCCAGGCCGGCATCCGGCTGCATCTGGAGGTCGTCAACCGCTATGAAAGCAACCTCATCAATACCGGCGCGCAGGCGGTCGCCTTCATCGACAAGGTCGGACGGCCGGAGATCGGCGTGCATCTCGACACCTATCACATGAATATCGAGGAAGGCATCCCCTCGAACGCGATCGAGAAATGCGCTGACAGGATCGGCTATTTCCACGTGGGCGAAAGCCATCGCGGCTATCTGGGGACCGGGACCGTCGCATGGGGCCCGGTCTTCCGTTCCCTGCGGCGCATTGCCTATACCGGGCCGATCGCCTTCGAATCGTTCTCCGCGGCCGTCGTGGACCCGCATCTGTCCCACACGCTGGGCGTCTGGCGAAACCTGTGGGAAGACGGCGCGGACCTGGCCCGCCATGCGCGCGCCTTCATCGCCGCGCAGATGGTGGCGGCGGAACATGCCGAGGGCGCGGCCTGACATGCGGGATGCCGCCCACGCTACCAGGCCAGGGCCGGCAGGATATAGTCCGGCCGCGCCGCATGGCGGGCGAACGCCGCTTCAAGCTGCTGCGGGGTGGCGTCGGCCAGGATGCCCGTCCTGACCAGCGCGCTGCGGGCACCGAACCCCAGCGCGCCCGCAATGTCATGTTCCACGCTGTCGCCGACGCACAGCACGCGCTCGGGCGGCACACCGCAGAGCCGGGCGGCATGGGCGTAGATGGCCCGGTGGGGCTTGCCGATCCAGGTCACCATGCCGCCTTCCTCCTCGTACAGTTCCGCGATGCGGCCCGCGCCGAACGCCGTCCCGCCGGGCACCAGCATCCGCCGGTCCGGATTGGTGCAGACCGCGCGGACGCCGCGTCGGGCCAGGGGGGCCAGCATCGCGCGGTACTGCTCCTCGGTCCGCATGCCGCCCTGGCTTCCCGCGATCACGACCAGGTCCGCCCGCGCGGGCGTCGCATCCACCACCAGGCCCAGCGCGTCGCAGAAATGCGTGTCCTGTCCGCCGCTGTCGATCAGCAGGCAGCGCATCCCCGCCTGCACCGGGATATCGCCCGAGCGCGCCAGCGCCAGCGCCGTGTCGCCGGAGGTCACGATCGTCTCGTACAGGCCGGGGTCAAACCCCAGCCGCGCCAGCCGTTCCGCATTATAGGAACCGGGCCGCCCCGAATTGCTCAGCAGCAACACACGCTGGCCCGCCTCGCGCAGGCAGGCCAGCGTGCGGCGTACACCCGGATAGGGCGCCGCGCCATCATGCAGGACGCCATATTGGTCGACGAACAGCGCGTCATATTCGCCGACCAGGGCCGCGATCCCGGTCAGCGCGCGCACGCTCATGCCGCCTGATCCGGCAGGCGGGCGGCCGCGCCGCCGTACAGGCCGAGAAACGCCGCGCCCACGCACGCGTCCTCGGACCGGCTGGGCAGGAACGGCACGCCGATCCGCGCCTGGCGCAAGGCGGTCCAGCCCGCGTTCGCCGCACCGCCGCCGACCGTGCGGACCGAACGGAGCGCCGTCGCCCCCAATTGCTCCAGCCGCGCGTATCCCGTCGCCTCGATCATCGCCATGCCCTCCAGCACGCCCTGGAAGAAGACCCCGTCATCGGCCGGGCGCGGCTCCAGCCGCGGCTGGAACGCCGGGTCGCTGACCGGAAAGCGTTCTCCCGCGCGCAGCAGCGGATAATAGTCCAGTCCGGTCGGCATGTCGGGGCGAAGCCCCGCCGTCAGGGCAGCCAGCCGGTCGACGCCGAACAGGCCCAGCAGGACCGCCCCCCCGCTGTTGGACGCCCCGCCCACCAGATAGCGGCCGCCGATCCGGTGGCTGTAAATCCCATAGGGCGGAGCGTCGATTCTCACATCCGACAGCAGCTTGACGACCAGGGTGGAACCCAGCGCCGTCACCGCGTCCCCTGCCCGGTCCGCCCCCGTCGCCAGGAACGATGCGCACCCGTCGGTGGTGCCCGCATGAACGACCGCGCCGGGCGGCAGGCCGGCCGCCAGCCCTTCGGCCCCCACCGGCCCCAGCGCCGCGCCGGGCAGATGAATGGCCGGCAGCAGCGCCGGCGCCAATCCGGCCTCGGCCACCCAGTCCGGCCAGGCCAGCGTATCCGGGTCCCCGCCGGTCTTGAGCGCGTTGTTGGCGTCGGTCGCATCGAAACGCCCGCGCAGGCGGCCGGCGATCCAGTCGGCCTGATGCAGGATGGCGCGCACGCCGGGACGGCGCGCCAATTCCACGGCGCGCGCCAGCGGCGAGCCCACGCCGCGCGCCGCGCTGCCGGGCGGCGCGATCGCCGCGATCCGCGCCGGCACGGCGTCATCGGCGGCCCGCGCGTGATACATCGACGCGGGCCCGATCGCGGCCCCGGCGGCATCGATGGCGACCAGCGTGCCGGACGTGCCGTCCAGGGTGACGGACCGTACGTCGCCCAACGACAGCCGGGCCTGGAGCGCGTCCAGCGTATGCGCCAGCGCCCGCCACCAGACGGACGGCGCGTCCGCCGCGCCCAGCCCCGCGAAACGCGTGCCCGTCACGGCCAGCACGTTCCCCGCTCCGTCCAGCACCGCCGCGCGTACGCCCGACGTGCCCAGGTCGATCCCCAATGCGACCGCTGCTGCGTCAGGCATTCCGGATGCTCCCGTTCAGGACCTGCCGATAGGTCTCCGCCTCCCAATGCGTCAGGGCATGGATCTCCGCGCCGCCCAGGCGGCGGATCGGGTCGCCGGGGGACAGGCGCGACGCCACGTCGGCCAGGCACCGCGCCATCGCATCCATGCCCGCCGTCCAGCCGTCGCGCCGCAGCAGCACCCCCCGGCCAGGCATCACCTGCATCGGCGCGGCGCCAGACAAGGAGGCGGACCCGGCGGCGGCCGGGGGCCGGCCGGCATCCAGCAGGTCGATCCGATCCCCCAGGAAGATCACATGGTCCGGATAGAGCGGCGCTCCGTGCGCCACCGCCAGCGTGGCGGGGTCGAGGGCGATGGCATGGACGGCCGGATCGTCCGGCAGGCGATAGGCCGAGCCCTCCGCCAGGGCGGCCAGGGCCGGAAGGTCGGCCGCCGGGGCCACGCGCGGCTCCACGGCCAGGGCGGCGATCACCCGCTCCAGCAGCGCCCCCGCCGCCGCGACCGTGTCGGCGGACACGATCAGCCCGTGATTGGCCAGCACATGGACATTCGCCCGTTCGCCGAACGGGCGCGCCGCGACGATCGCGCGGGCCAGGGGCACGCCCGGCCGGGCATAGGGCACCAATGTCCACTGCACGCCGGGCAGGCGGTCCAGCCGCGCCGCCAGCCGGTCATGCGCATCGGTACGCACGGCATGAGCGATTGTTTCCACGCAATGCAGATGAATGACGACGCGCCACGGAATCACGGCATGGACCGCCGTTTCGATGGACGGCCGCAACGCGGCCGGCGCACCCGTCGGCGGCACGTCCCCCGCCCCGCCGATGAAGAAGCTGACCGCCGTTTCGGCCTCCTTCCGGCCTTGCCGGTAGGCCTCCAGCAGAGGCGCCAGCGCGATCGGCACCAGGATCGGCCGGTCCAGCGCATGGGCGAGCCATGTGCCGGACGCCTTGATCCACAGCGTTCCGTCCTCCTTGATCGAGATATTCCCCCCCGCCCCCTGGGTGCGCCTGGGATCCGCGCCAAGGCGCGCGGACAGCCCACGCAGCGCGTCGATCTCCTCAGCCGGTCGAACATGCGACAACATGCAGGCATTCCTTGACGCAATTCAATCACAAAAGATGGAATGACATCATCATTTGGCGCAGGTCAATCAAATTCAGCTTGACCCGACCGGAAAACCGGAGAATCGTGCCTCCAGACACAACAAATCACCACATTTCCACAGGACGCGCCCCCGTGACCGAGACCGAACGCCAGCGCCAGATCATCACCATGCTCGAGACGCGGCCCTTCGCGACCGTGCGGGAACTGATCGACATGCTGAGCGTGTCGCCGGCCACCATTCGCCGCGACATCGAAAAGCTTCACGAGGCCGGCGAGGCGCGCAAGGTCTTCGGCGGCGTGGCGTCCCTGACCGCCGCGGCGCGGACGCACGCCCTGCCTTTCGCGCAGAGCAGCGACCTCGCGGTCGACGCCAAGCGCGCGATCGCCGCGATGGCCGAGGGACTCTGCCGCGACGGGGACATGGTCATGGTCGCGGGCGGATCGACCTGCCACCAATTGGGCCTTCGCCTCGCGGCGCGGTCGATCGGGCTCTACACCAACTCGATGCCGCTGGCGGCGGCCCTGGGCACCCAGGGCATCTGCCAGCTTTCGGTGGCGGGCGGCGCGCTGCATCGCGAGCCGGGCATCCTGTACGATCCCAAGGCGCCGCCGCCGGATTTCTTCGCCTCGCGCCTGTTTCTGGGCGCGCAGGGCGTCGGGCCGGAGGGCGTGATGGAATCGCACCCGCTGCTGCCGAAGGCGACGGCCCCGATGCTGGAACGCGCCGACGATGTGATCGTGCTGGCCGACAGCCGCAAGCTGGCGGTCCGGGCACGCTTTCTCTCATGTCCGATCGACCGGATTTCCACCCTCATCACCGATGACGGCGTGCAGGATGACGATGTGCGTATCCTTGAAGATGCGGGCGTGGCGGTACTGGTCGCCCCGCGCGCGGGTGACAAGACGTGACGCCGCCGGACGCCCCGCCGGTCACGCACCCGACTCTGGCGGTGTTCGATTTCGGCAAGACGAACGCCAAGCTCCTGGTGTTCGGTGCCGACGGGTCGATCCTGGCCGAACGGCGCACCCACGCGGCCTGGCCGGTGGTGGACGGGCTGCACGTTCTGGATGACGCGGCGTTGCTGGACTGGATGCTGGCGGTGCTGCGCGAGGCCGTCGCGTCGTTCGATGTGAACGGTATCATGATCACGACGCACGGGTGTACCTTCGCCCTGCTGGGCGAGGACGACCTCGCGGCGCCGATCCTCGATTACGAGGAAAGCGT
Proteins encoded in this region:
- a CDS encoding DeoR/GlpR family DNA-binding transcription regulator; its protein translation is MTETERQRQIITMLETRPFATVRELIDMLSVSPATIRRDIEKLHEAGEARKVFGGVASLTAAARTHALPFAQSSDLAVDAKRAIAAMAEGLCRDGDMVMVAGGSTCHQLGLRLAARSIGLYTNSMPLAAALGTQGICQLSVAGGALHREPGILYDPKAPPPDFFASRLFLGAQGVGPEGVMESHPLLPKATAPMLERADDVIVLADSRKLAVRARFLSCPIDRISTLITDDGVQDDDVRILEDAGVAVLVAPRAGDKT